The genomic interval CCATGGCAAAGCTTTGTTGATATGACTTTTTACCACAAAAATACGACTGATTTTGTTAGCAAAAAACAATGACGACAATAAAACGCCGATGAGCACGCCGATAGCAAGATTATGTGTTGCAACCACCGCCGCAACCGTGGATACCATTACAATACTGGACGACAGCGGATTTTTTTTCAGGCTTCGGATAGAGCTCCATGAAAATGTCCCGATAGATACCATGATCATTACTGCCACCAGGGCGGCCATTGGGATTTGCTTTACCCATGTTCCTGCAAAGACAACCATACTTAACAAAAACACCCCCGCCGCAAAAGCCACGAGACGCCCGCGTCCGCCCGATTTTATAGCGATAATAGACTGTCCAATCATGGCGCAACCTGCCATTCCTCCCATCAACCCTGCTCCGATATTGGCAATGCCCTGCCCCTTGCACTCCCGGTTTTTATCACTTTTTGAATCGGTTAAATCATCAACAATAGTGGCCGTCATCATAGATTCCAGCAAACCCACTACCATGAGCGCAAAGGAGTATGGGAAAATAATGGTCAGTGTCTCAAACGTCAGCGGGACTTCCGGCAATAAGAATATGGGGAGCGTATCAGGAAGCTTACCCATATCTCCAACAGTACGGACATCCAGTCCCATACCGACAGATACTGCCGTCACCGCTACAATACAAATAAGGGGAGAAGGCAGTATTTTACCCAAAACCGGTATATAAGGGAACAGATAGATAATACACAAACCGCCAGCCGCCAATGAATATACATACCAATTAACATGCATAAGTTCAGGCAACTGCGCTATAAAAATCATAATAGCAAGGGCATTGACGAAACCCTTCACTACGGAACTTGACACAAAACGCATCAGGTTCCCTAATCTGAGAAATCCGGCGATGATTTGGAGGGCGCCCGTCAATAGCGTTGCCGCAAGAAGGTATTCCAGACCATGTTCTTTAACCAGAGTGACCATGAGCAGCGCCATTGCACCCGTTGCCGCTGAGATCATACCGGTACGGCCGCCTGCAAAGGAAATGATCACAGAAATACAGAATGAGGCGTACAAACCCACCTTTGGGTCAACTCCGGCAATAATTGAGAATGCAATTGCCTCTGGGATAAGGGCAAGCGCTACAACAATACCGGCAAGCAGGTCACCCCGTACGTTTGAAAACCACTCTCTTTTCCAGTTTTTTAGCATGTAGAACTATTTCTCCCGTAAATGAAACATGTGACAAACCAAACACTGACGTCGCTGGATACGAACAAGCAAAGCGTGGCAATAAAATATTTTTTTATTATTTTGTTATAATCAGGCAGATTTACGTCTTAATCAGGACGCACGCCTCGCAGATGACGTTCAAAACGCAGTCAACATAGAAAACGGCATGCAATCTTTGAAGGGGAGCATTCCCGATTTTTTGTAAGTGTTCATGGAGTTGGGGCAAAACAACCCTGACAGGGTTTGAAACCCTGTCAGGGTTAACACTACTGTACGTTTTATTAAAACATGGCGGAAGTCACAAAAAATCGGGAATGCACCCCTTCAAAGGAAAGAGACCAGGCATGAATGATGGCATAGGTTTCACAAGCAAAAGTATATGGTGCTTGGCACAACAAGGGCGTAAAGATAACACAAAATAAAATTAATATCAAACAAAATTGGAGGGACACTTCCCATATCACATATACATATTCGAAAGGGGGAGTATTCCAGATTTTTTTGTGCTAAGACCCATAATCAATAAACCTGATATTCTCACATTAAATGTCTTTTTTAAAGGCAGGGTAAATTTTGGTAACACTTTAGTTCTATGAAACAAAAACGCTAGTTCCCAAGCTCCGGCTTGGGAACTAGCATTTTTGTTTTTTGAAAAATTCCAAAAATAGTGGTGTTTGCCGCATAATGTAGGGGGCGAAGCATTTGCTATAAATTGTTATAAATAAGTTCATACCCAAACGGGCAAATGCTCCGCCCCTACTAAAGTGTTACAAATAATGTGATATTTTGTACCAAATAAACTTAGACGTAGCATCTTGTAAAAAAATTCAAAGATATGGTGGATTAAGCGATAGTGAATCCACCATTCAATAGCATCATTATTGTTGGATTTAGCTTCGCAGTTGCAAGGCACGTCTTGCCACTACAATTTACATAAAAAACCCTGCCATGGTTAAAATAAAAAAGAATGCTTGCGATACAGATTGGCTGGATGAAAGGGAACGGGAGGAGTATAAAGACTTAATGGTAAAAGATGACAAAGAATTAGACACACTTATCAGGGAGGCGACCTCGACAGGGAGGCCGCTAAGTCAAGGGAAAAAAGCGGGTGTAAATGAAATATGGGAAGTGGTCATTTATTTTCCCGTAACATGTTCAGCATCAATTTACCATTGCAGTGAAAAAGCGTGTGGTGCTGTGTAATTGCCAGCACATAAAAAGGAATCTGTGCGTACTTTGCACAGATTCCTTTTTATTCATTAACAAATCAATGTTCTCTCACAGACTTTGATTCAGAATCCTGTTTAACATCATGAGTACCAGCTTCCATGCCGAGTTCCTTGAGTTTTCTCTCAATGTACTCAACCTCTTCAGCAGGTGCATGATGTGTGTCTAACCAGCCTGGATCTGGACAAAGATCGAAGATCGTCTTGCCAGGGTGATTCTTTACGATATATGGCCCGGTCAACTGATCCAGCCATTCGCCTGTTTTCCAGAACTGCTCAGGCTGCCATGAAATACCAACCTTCTTTTCCAAAGCAGCAAGCCTTCTTGCACGTGAAGCATTCTGCTTTACGTTGACCAACCAACGATCCATACCGAATGAACCGTCTGAGTAGGTAGCATCATTCCAGGAGCCGTGCGCCATGCCCTTGTAAATGTATGTCTGGAAGTAACCAACACTTTCAAAACAAAGCCTCTCCACATCAGTAACGTTTGACATTCTAAACTCTCCGGATTCGCCAGTCTTACCACCGTAAGCTTCTCCATCATGGTACGCGCCAATCTTCAAACTCCAGATGTGCTGACCTGACCAATCAGGACAAAGATCCTTTGGCATGGGGTCTAGTACACCGTCAATAAGAAGATCTTCCGCTACCTTGAATGTTTCACGATACTTCAAACTAGCGTCTTTAACAGACTCGTCCATCGCCTGCAAATTCTCGCGGGCGAATCTTGGTGAATGACAGTCGTCACAGATAGATACCCAACGGTCTCTCTTTTCCTTCCAGAGTGGTGCACCACGATCAGCCATCGACATACCCATACTGGTATATACGATACTTGCTCTCTGCACGTTATGATGCCCGCCCCTCATATGACAGTACTGGCAGGTAGGACCAACGTAATCAGCATCAGAAAGCTTCTTTGAGAAGTCAAACTGTTCCGTATCCCACTTGTTAACCTGATATACCGTACCATGAAGACCTATATCATAAGCTTCCCAATCCCTGTGATCTTTACCCCAGTGACAGGTCTTGCATTGCTCGGAGCGTCTTGCAACTGCCGGATCAAACTGATGCCTCTGGTGGCAAGTGCTGCACCTTTCTTCAGGGCTGGTATGGCAGAAAGTACAACCCGCTGTATCTCCGGGTGGCCTTTCAATTGACCATGCACACTCAACCTGAGCGAAACTGGAACAAGATGCGTGGGAACCAATTCCTCCCTGCCCTTGCTCATTGTACTGCGTTTCGTGACATTCCGCTGTCCCGCAAGCCTTTGATGAAGGCATAGTTAACTTCTGATGGTTGTTGCCGTGGCAGGTATCACAACCAGTTGGTGCCGGCTCTGCCTTTGAATGAGCACTCTTATTATAATCCCTTACAATGCCGGGAGTCATAACTGAGTGACAAGCAACACACTGCTCCAGCTTAAATGTGCCCTTAATCGGGTTTGAAGGCCTTACCTCATCCCTGTTGTACATATAATCCGGGATGTAATAACGGTACGCAGGCAATGTCTTCCAAAACTTGCTGTATTTTCCCGGGTATGGTGACCTCTGTGCATCTTTTGGGTAACCCATATATTTTGCTTTCAAACCAGAGAAAAATACCTTACCACTATTATCAGGCTCCCCAGGCATACCATAAACTTCGTGTGGTACCCAGTGAGTGATAATTTCTACAGCCTTGGCTTCTTTCACCATAAGGCTTGAAACAGTACCTATAACGCCACAACCAATCAACGCTGATGCCAATGTAACTTTCAAAAATTTACGCATGATACTTCTCCTTTACAAAAATTCCTGTGTGGAATTAATTATCTCAACAAAAATTTTTTACAAAAAACTAATATTATCAGGCATTGCGACAATCACCCCCTTACAAAAAGAACTTACACCTTTTTAAGAAAAGACTTTCGGTATCGGAAAATAGTTAAAAAGTATCCCAGCATTTTTTACAAATTTTAAAAGATAAAAATCTTTCATTCACGAACTTAAGCATTTTATTAAAAAAAAACATTGCGCTGGTTACACTGAACGCTATTAATACGTAAATAACAATTGGCGTTAAAAAGAAGCTGGAAATTATCAGGAATAGAAGCTTTAGTGTTCTGCAAGACGATGTCGTTGTAATCATCATATACACCCTTTCTTAATTGATTTTTACAAATAGAGTTGTCTGAAAAATTACTTAATCTGTATTTTTAAATAACAATCGTTGTGCCAATGGCATCAAAAATCCGTATATCCTTTTGTTTAGGCAAATTACGGCTTATACGATTACAAACAACGCCCTTCATGATACGTAGGTGCTTACGATAATTCGTTATTATTTACGGGATTTAATAAACATAAATAAATTGACGTTCAAGCAAATCCAAAATATTATAATCCAATTGAAAAACCGGTATGTTTTTGGAGTATTAACGATAGTGTGGAAAATGCATTGTTTTCGGATAAATAAAGGTTTATTAAAAATATGAATTTGGAATTCTTCCAATCTATCGCTATTTCCGTATCAAACGAACGTTCATTGGATGTGGTTTTTCGTAATATTGTAAATGGGCTTGCTGAAGACTCTAATGTTGTGCTTGCCAGGATTTGGCTCATTGCCCCTGGTGACATATGTCATACATGTTATTGGCGGAAGGGGTGTCCGGATCAAACTAAATGTTTGCATCTGGTTGCAAGCAATGGAAGATCACTCTATAGTGAAAAATGGCCAACGTCTATTAAAGGACGTTATAAACGATTTCCCCTTTACACGTATTCCCGGAAAAATGTTAGCGCCTCAGGGAAAATAGGCTATATAGGTGGAACCGGAAATGCTGTTTTACGCAATGATATCTATGAAAATCCGGATTGGTTATTGGACACTGAATGGGCGCAAAGAGAAAAAATAGCAAGTTTTGATGGGCAGCCGTTGGTGTTTCGAAATGAAACACTTGGTGTGCTTGCGCTTTTCAGCAGAAAAGAGTTGGATCAGGCATTGTTGATCATGCTCAGGACTTTTGCTTCGAACGCTGCCGCTGCCATCGCCAATGCAAGAGCATTTGAAGAAATAGAACAATTACATCAACAGTTGGAACTGGAAAATGAGTATCTCAGAGATGAAATCAAAGAAGCATATTCATTTGCGGATATTGTTGGCCAAGGTTCATCCTTACAAAAAACACTCCAACAAATAGAACTTGTGGCGCCAACTAACGCAACGGTTCTCATAAAAGGTGAAACCGGTACCGGAAAAGAACTTATTGCCCTGGCGATTCATCAACGTAGCAAACGAAAAAATAACCCGCTTATTAAAGTTAATTGTGCTTCAATCCCGAAGGAACTTTTTGAAAGTGAGTTTTTTGGACATATAAAAGGCGCTTTTACCGGGGCAATTAAGGACAGGGTTGGTCGTTTTCAACTTGCTGACGGAGGAACTATTTTCCTTGATGAAGTGGGAGAAATACCAATAGAGTTACAAGGCAAATTGCTTCGGGTGCTTCAGGAAGGGGAATATGAGATTATCGGAGAGGGAAAGACTCGTCGTGTTGATGTAAGGGTTATCGCCGCAACCAACAGAAATCTGGAAAAGGAGATGGAATCAAAACAGTTTCGGCAGGATCTTTATTTTCGTTTAAGCGTCTTTCCTCTTGAAATAGACCCTCTTCGTAAGAGAAAAGAAGATATACCTCTCCTGGCAAGACATTTTTTGAAGCAAAACTGCCGGAGTATTGGATTTAAAGAATTATTTCTGAAGAAAGAGCAGATTCTGCAACTTCAGAGTTATGATTGGCCAGGGAATATACGCGAACTGCAAAATGTTATTGAACGTGCAGTTATTTTATCAAGGGGTGGGGAGTTAAAATTAGATTTGCCGGAAGTATATATTATTAAAAAACCACCAAACCTCCCACAGCGTATTAAATCTTCCGGAGAACCCGGTGAGGTAATGACATCCGATGAATTGAAGTCTTTGGAAAAGGAAAATATTCTTGCCGCACTTATTAAAACAAATTGGAAAATTTCCGGGGCTGGAGGTGCGGCGGAACTTCTCGGAATGAAATCTACAACCCTATCATCTAAAATTAAAGCATTTGGGATTCAGAGGTGACCTTAATATTCAGGGGACACCATACTTAATTATTGATGAGATATTTATTGGGGATTGGAGGGGCGCTTCCCATATTTTTCGATATGCACGTTAAGGTGTGATTTTTTTCTCTGTATGCCCTGTATGCCAAAAAAAATAGCAAGAGTATGCGCTGTAAATTATCCGCACCATATCACCCAGCATGGAAACAATGGGGGAGACGTCTTTTTTGATGACGAAGATAAGGCGTTTTATCTAAAGATCCTCCGTTGCTATAGTAAAAAATTGGGTTTGGATATTTGGGCATCCTGTCTATGACAAACCACATCCATATACTTGTGACGCCTGAACAAGAAGAATCCCTTGCCAGAGGGATAGGCGGGACAAATCTGGTATACACACAATACATAAACCGCAAATATAAAAGAAGCGGCAGGCTATGGCAGAGTCGCTTTTATTCCACGATAATAGAAAAAATGCCATACTTATGGACGGTGATAAGATACATAGAACGAAATCCAGTAAAAGACGGGCTTGTAAAAAAGGCAGAGCCTACCTGCTTATAGGCATTACTTCAGATTAAGAAAGGCGCTGGGAGGTTACGATGGTTAAGGCAAAACATGATGTTGCTGTTCTTGAAAAATGCCCGACGGGCATCAGGGGTCTCGATGAGATCACGAAGGGAGGGCTTCCGAGAGGCAGGACAACCCTGATCTGCGGCGGTGCGGGTTCCGGCAAAACACTTTTCGCCATGGAGTTTCTCATGCGAGGCGTCAGGGATTACGGAGAACCCGGGGTCTTCATGAGCTTCGAGGAGACGCCGGAGGATCTCGCGAAGAACTTTGTCTCACTCGGTTTTGATCTCCCGGACATGATGTCGCGTGGTCTCATCGCAACGGACCACGTCAAAATCGAGCGAAGTGAGGTTGAAGAGACGGGTGAATACGACCTGGAAGGATTGTTCATCCGCCTGGGCAGCGC from Candidatus Kuenenia stuttgartiensis carries:
- a CDS encoding SulP family inorganic anion transporter, with translation MLKNWKREWFSNVRGDLLAGIVVALALIPEAIAFSIIAGVDPKVGLYASFCISVIISFAGGRTGMISAATGAMALLMVTLVKEHGLEYLLAATLLTGALQIIAGFLRLGNLMRFVSSSVVKGFVNALAIMIFIAQLPELMHVNWYVYSLAAGGLCIIYLFPYIPVLGKILPSPLICIVAVTAVSVGMGLDVRTVGDMGKLPDTLPIFLLPEVPLTFETLTIIFPYSFALMVVGLLESMMTATIVDDLTDSKSDKNRECKGQGIANIGAGLMGGMAGCAMIGQSIIAIKSGGRGRLVAFAAGVFLLSMVVFAGTWVKQIPMAALVAVMIMVSIGTFSWSSIRSLKKNPLSSSIVMVSTVAAVVATHNLAIGVLIGVLLSSLFFANKISRIFVVKSHINKALPWRIYKVIGQVFYASADRFTNSFDFKEALERVTIDLSEAHFWDVTSVYALDKVVIKFRREGVHVEIIGMNEASATIVDQFGVHDKPEEVEKLLAGH
- a CDS encoding hydrazine dehydrogenase → MRKFLKVTLASALIGCGVIGTVSSLMVKEAKAVEIITHWVPHEVYGMPGEPDNSGKVFFSGLKAKYMGYPKDAQRSPYPGKYSKFWKTLPAYRYYIPDYMYNRDEVRPSNPIKGTFKLEQCVACHSVMTPGIVRDYNKSAHSKAEPAPTGCDTCHGNNHQKLTMPSSKACGTAECHETQYNEQGQGGIGSHASCSSFAQVECAWSIERPPGDTAGCTFCHTSPEERCSTCHQRHQFDPAVARRSEQCKTCHWGKDHRDWEAYDIGLHGTVYQVNKWDTEQFDFSKKLSDADYVGPTCQYCHMRGGHHNVQRASIVYTSMGMSMADRGAPLWKEKRDRWVSICDDCHSPRFARENLQAMDESVKDASLKYRETFKVAEDLLIDGVLDPMPKDLCPDWSGQHIWSLKIGAYHDGEAYGGKTGESGEFRMSNVTDVERLCFESVGYFQTYIYKGMAHGSWNDATYSDGSFGMDRWLVNVKQNASRARRLAALEKKVGISWQPEQFWKTGEWLDQLTGPYIVKNHPGKTIFDLCPDPGWLDTHHAPAEEVEYIERKLKELGMEAGTHDVKQDSESKSVREH
- a CDS encoding sigma-54 interaction domain-containing protein translates to MNLEFFQSIAISVSNERSLDVVFRNIVNGLAEDSNVVLARIWLIAPGDICHTCYWRKGCPDQTKCLHLVASNGRSLYSEKWPTSIKGRYKRFPLYTYSRKNVSASGKIGYIGGTGNAVLRNDIYENPDWLLDTEWAQREKIASFDGQPLVFRNETLGVLALFSRKELDQALLIMLRTFASNAAAAIANARAFEEIEQLHQQLELENEYLRDEIKEAYSFADIVGQGSSLQKTLQQIELVAPTNATVLIKGETGTGKELIALAIHQRSKRKNNPLIKVNCASIPKELFESEFFGHIKGAFTGAIKDRVGRFQLADGGTIFLDEVGEIPIELQGKLLRVLQEGEYEIIGEGKTRRVDVRVIAATNRNLEKEMESKQFRQDLYFRLSVFPLEIDPLRKRKEDIPLLARHFLKQNCRSIGFKELFLKKEQILQLQSYDWPGNIRELQNVIERAVILSRGGELKLDLPEVYIIKKPPNLPQRIKSSGEPGEVMTSDELKSLEKENILAALIKTNWKISGAGGAAELLGMKSTTLSSKIKAFGIQR
- a CDS encoding transposase, with amino-acid sequence MTNHIHILVTPEQEESLARGIGGTNLVYTQYINRKYKRSGRLWQSRFYSTIIEKMPYLWTVIRYIERNPVKDGLVKKAEPTCL